The following coding sequences lie in one Bacteroides helcogenes P 36-108 genomic window:
- a CDS encoding sulfurtransferase TusA family protein, translating to MRTIDTRTQKRYSPLIPAIKAICEVGKDETLEIIMDDTAAFNDLKEYLSEQQVGFREIYDGEQMRLQFTK from the coding sequence ATGAGAACCATTGATACGCGCACACAAAAGCGTTATAGTCCTCTCATTCCCGCCATAAAAGCCATTTGTGAAGTCGGCAAAGATGAGACTCTGGAAATTATTATGGACGATACCGCCGCTTTCAATGACTTGAAAGAATATCTGTCCGAACAGCAGGTTGGTTTTCGGGAAATATACGATGGAGAGCAGATGAGACTGCAATTTACCAAATAA